The following are encoded together in the Apodemus sylvaticus chromosome 11, mApoSyl1.1, whole genome shotgun sequence genome:
- the LOC127696252 gene encoding zinc finger and SCAN domain containing protein 4C-like — MASLLGGPSQHGTPAKDLQTDNLEFIPTHSSGVQWAEDIYNSPSAPLNISPNNNYCWAKQELQCLWEMFTSWLQPEKQSKEQMISQLVLKQFLLTGLCKDKFSLAEKWKSSGRDMRQFMESLTDECLKPPVMVHVSMQGQEALFSENVSLKEVIKLLKQQQSATRPTPSNARMPVDITQDILLTRGQESSENECDSSWNFPEVNTGDNCTGSEMNSLLIIQKEQDPEQEERCVFLQFSQGRGRASQGNSSHHVTFLGAPTTVDVSMEPESMDLFRTANSVDRKDWNNTSSNASQENNGDNIPRNKMDSFFSNQRVYPSEPDIGDASCEVIQDYTRTNQGNSTCLQESLGESFPEEGPRDLPGFLSRPESPTSEPVLSQNHEPNSPCGSHQEIYHRDCKPYKCKECPRSFKYACYLSSHQRTHLNKRALSCDICGKIFKRVSDLRIHEVIHKPEKPFICSTCKRSFSHKTNLKAHERIHTGEKPYACSLCSRSFRQSSTYHRHMRNYHKSD; from the exons ATGGCTTCACTGTTGGGAGGACCCTCTCAGCATGGGACACCAGCAAAGGACCTTCAGACAGACAATTTAGAGTTTATTCCAACTCATAGTTCTGGTGTGCAGTGGGCTGAAGACATCTATAACTCACCAAGTGCTCCACTCAACATTTCCCCAAACAACAATTACTGCTGGGCAAAGCAGGAGCTACAATGTCTCTGGGAGATGTTCACCTCATGGCTGCAGCCAGAAAAGCAGAGCAAGGAGCAGATGATTTCTCAACTGGTCTTGAAGCAGTTTCTCCTTACTGGGCTTTGTAAGGACAAGTTTTCTTTGGCAGAGAAGTGGAAATCCAGTGGCAGAGACATGAGACAATTCATGGAGAGTCTGACTGATGAGTGCTTGAAACCTCCTGTCATG GTCCATGTCTCCATGCAAGGACAGGAAGCCCTCTTTTCTGAAAACGTGTCATTAAAAGAAGTCATCAAGCTTTTAAAACAGCAGCAATCAGCCACAAGGCCAACACCAAGTAATGCAAGGATGCCAGTTGACATTACACAAGATATATTGTTGACCAGAG GACAAGAAAGCAGTGAAAATGAATGTGATTCTTCTTGGAATTTTCCTGAAGTAAACACTGGTGATAACTGTACTGGAAGTGAGATGAACTCCCTTCTTATTATCCAGAAAGAACAGGACCCTGAGCAGGAAGAGAGATGTGTGTTTTTACAATTCTCTCAGGGTAGAGGAAGAGCAAGTCAAGGCAACTCCAGTCATCATGTAACGTTCCTGGGTGCTCCTACTACTGTTGATGTCTCCATGGAGCCAGAATCAATGGATTTATTCAGAACAGCCAACTCTGTAGACAGGAAAGATTGGAATAATACTTCCAGTAATGCTAGCCAAGAAAATAATGGCGATAATATTCCCAGGAACAAGATGGACTCCTTTTTCAGTAACCAAAGAGTTTATCCTTCTGAGCCTGATATAGGAGATGCTTCTTGTGAGGTAATTCAGGATTATACAAGAACAAATCAAGGAAACTCCACATGCCTGCAAGAGTCACTTGGAGAATCTTTTCCTGAAGAAGGTCCTAGGGACTTACCTGGGTTCCTCTCCAGACCAGAGTCTCCTACCTCAGAGCCTGTCCTTTCTCAGAATCATGAGCCAAACTCACCATGTGGAAGTCATCAAGAGATATACCATAGAGATTGCAAACCCTACAAGTGTAAAGAATGTCCTAGAAGTTTCAAATATGCCTGTTACCTTTcatcccaccagagaactcaccTGAATAAGAGGGCATTGTCCTGTGACATCTGTGGGAAAATATTCAAACGAGTCTCTGACCTCCGAATTCATGAGGTCATACACAAGCCAGAGAAGCCTTTCATATGCAGCACATGCAAAAGGTCCTTCAGCCACAAGACGAACCTGAAGGCTCATGAGAGGAttcacacaggagaaaagccTTATGCCTGTTCCCTTTGTAGCCGTAGCTTCCGCCAATCATCCACATACCACCGTCACATGAGAAATTACCACAAATCTGACTGA